One window of Vidua chalybeata isolate OUT-0048 chromosome 14, bVidCha1 merged haplotype, whole genome shotgun sequence genomic DNA carries:
- the RBM11 gene encoding splicing regulator RBM11 isoform X3 produces the protein MSSLGGSEAAEQTLLVGNLESRVREEILYELFLQAGPLTKVMICEDKEGKPTSFGYVCFKHKVSVPYAKALLDGIHLYGRPITVQYWRGSSHSPELDSCTNGFEHHIDLESPADRHQELSENSLFPVTPLPVNNSLLHDHPDFKEVEYLKGI, from the exons ATGTCGTCGCTGGGGGGGTCCGAGGCGGCGGAGCAAACTCTGCTCGTGGGGAACTTGGAGAGCCGGGTCAGGGAGGAGATCCTCTACGAGCTCTTCCTGCAG GCTGGACCATTAACCAAAGTGATGATTTGTGAggacaaagaaggaaaacctACATCTTTTGGATATGTCTGCTTTAAACACAAAGTATCAGTGCCTTATGCAAAAGCTCTGCTGGATGGAATCCATTTGTATGGAAGACCAATTACTGTGCAGTATTGGAGAG GGAGTTCTCACTCACCAGAACTAGACAGTTGTACAAATGGTTTTGAACACCATATTGACTTAGAGTCTCCTGCAGACAG aCATCAAGAGCTTTCTGAAAATTCTCTATTTCCTGTTACTCCTTTGCCAGTGAACAACAGTTTACTTCATGATCACCCTGACTTTAAAGAGGTG gaatATCTTAAAGGTATATAG
- the RBM11 gene encoding splicing regulator RBM11 isoform X1, which produces MSSLGGSEAAEQTLLVGNLESRVREEILYELFLQAGPLTKVMICEDKEGKPTSFGYVCFKHKVSVPYAKALLDGIHLYGRPITVQYWRGSSHSPELDSCTNGFEHHIDLESPADRHQELSENSLFPVTPLPVNNSLLHDHPDFKEVNQTAQFKTARSCPELATSK; this is translated from the exons ATGTCGTCGCTGGGGGGGTCCGAGGCGGCGGAGCAAACTCTGCTCGTGGGGAACTTGGAGAGCCGGGTCAGGGAGGAGATCCTCTACGAGCTCTTCCTGCAG GCTGGACCATTAACCAAAGTGATGATTTGTGAggacaaagaaggaaaacctACATCTTTTGGATATGTCTGCTTTAAACACAAAGTATCAGTGCCTTATGCAAAAGCTCTGCTGGATGGAATCCATTTGTATGGAAGACCAATTACTGTGCAGTATTGGAGAG GGAGTTCTCACTCACCAGAACTAGACAGTTGTACAAATGGTTTTGAACACCATATTGACTTAGAGTCTCCTGCAGACAG aCATCAAGAGCTTTCTGAAAATTCTCTATTTCCTGTTACTCCTTTGCCAGTGAACAACAGTTTACTTCATGATCACCCTGACTTTAAAGAGGTG AATCAAACTGCACAATTCAAGACTGCACGGAGTTGTCCTGAATTGGCCACATCCAAGTGA
- the RBM11 gene encoding splicing regulator RBM11 isoform X4, translating into MSSLGGSEAAEQTLLVGNLESRVREEILYELFLQAGPLTKVMICEDKEGKPTSFGYVCFKHKVSVPYAKALLDGIHLYGRPITVQYWRGSSHSPELDSCTNGFEHHIDLESPADRHQELSENSLFPVTPLPVNNSLLHDHPDFKEEYLKGI; encoded by the exons ATGTCGTCGCTGGGGGGGTCCGAGGCGGCGGAGCAAACTCTGCTCGTGGGGAACTTGGAGAGCCGGGTCAGGGAGGAGATCCTCTACGAGCTCTTCCTGCAG GCTGGACCATTAACCAAAGTGATGATTTGTGAggacaaagaaggaaaacctACATCTTTTGGATATGTCTGCTTTAAACACAAAGTATCAGTGCCTTATGCAAAAGCTCTGCTGGATGGAATCCATTTGTATGGAAGACCAATTACTGTGCAGTATTGGAGAG GGAGTTCTCACTCACCAGAACTAGACAGTTGTACAAATGGTTTTGAACACCATATTGACTTAGAGTCTCCTGCAGACAG aCATCAAGAGCTTTCTGAAAATTCTCTATTTCCTGTTACTCCTTTGCCAGTGAACAACAGTTTACTTCATGATCACCCTGACTTTAAAGAG gaatATCTTAAAGGTATATAG
- the RBM11 gene encoding splicing regulator RBM11 isoform X2: protein MSSLGGSEAAEQTLLVGNLESRVREEILYELFLQAGPLTKVMICEDKEGKPTSFGYVCFKHKVSVPYAKALLDGIHLYGRPITVQYWRGSSHSPELDSCTNGFEHHIDLESPADRHQELSENSLFPVTPLPVNNSLLHDHPDFKENQTAQFKTARSCPELATSK, encoded by the exons ATGTCGTCGCTGGGGGGGTCCGAGGCGGCGGAGCAAACTCTGCTCGTGGGGAACTTGGAGAGCCGGGTCAGGGAGGAGATCCTCTACGAGCTCTTCCTGCAG GCTGGACCATTAACCAAAGTGATGATTTGTGAggacaaagaaggaaaacctACATCTTTTGGATATGTCTGCTTTAAACACAAAGTATCAGTGCCTTATGCAAAAGCTCTGCTGGATGGAATCCATTTGTATGGAAGACCAATTACTGTGCAGTATTGGAGAG GGAGTTCTCACTCACCAGAACTAGACAGTTGTACAAATGGTTTTGAACACCATATTGACTTAGAGTCTCCTGCAGACAG aCATCAAGAGCTTTCTGAAAATTCTCTATTTCCTGTTACTCCTTTGCCAGTGAACAACAGTTTACTTCATGATCACCCTGACTTTAAAGAG AATCAAACTGCACAATTCAAGACTGCACGGAGTTGTCCTGAATTGGCCACATCCAAGTGA